The following are encoded in a window of Kitasatospora fiedleri genomic DNA:
- a CDS encoding DoxX family protein translates to MTEDLSRLAERARPILLGLCRIVVSLLFACHGAATLFGVFGGAHGKAPQVGEWPGWWAALIQLAGGVLVLLGIAVRPMALVCSGSMAYAYFSVHQEHALWPIQNGGEPAAMFAWAFLLIAAAGPGGLALGSLLRRRERVASPAVA, encoded by the coding sequence ATGACCGAAGACCTTTCGCGGCTCGCCGAACGTGCCCGACCCATCCTCCTGGGCCTGTGCCGGATCGTGGTGTCCCTGCTGTTCGCCTGCCACGGCGCGGCCACCCTGTTCGGCGTCTTCGGCGGCGCCCACGGCAAGGCGCCGCAGGTCGGCGAGTGGCCCGGCTGGTGGGCGGCACTGATCCAACTGGCGGGCGGTGTACTGGTGTTGCTCGGAATCGCGGTACGGCCCATGGCGCTGGTGTGCTCGGGCTCGATGGCCTACGCCTACTTCAGCGTCCACCAGGAGCACGCCCTGTGGCCGATCCAGAACGGCGGCGAGCCCGCCGCGATGTTCGCCTGGGCGTTCCTGCTGATCGCCGCCGCCGGTCCCGGCGGCCTCGCCCTGGGCAGCCTGCTGCGCCGCCGCGAACGGGTGGCGAGCCCCGCCGTCGCCTGA
- a CDS encoding HEAT repeat domain-containing protein, which produces MTDDSRPPAQDPRETPDPVPDPVPGRAAREPDGPGPSAPAAGLEAARGARTLPDPPGLPELLGLAGHPDAEVRRAVAKALPFAASPPRTRPGCAPC; this is translated from the coding sequence ATGACCGACGACTCCCGACCCCCGGCCCAGGACCCGCGCGAGACGCCCGACCCGGTGCCCGACCCGGTGCCGGGCCGGGCGGCGCGGGAACCGGACGGGCCCGGGCCGTCCGCACCGGCGGCGGGGCTGGAGGCGGCGCGGGGCGCGCGGACGCTGCCGGACCCGCCGGGGCTGCCGGAGCTGCTGGGGCTGGCCGGGCACCCGGACGCGGAGGTGCGCCGGGCGGTGGCGAAGGCGCTGCCGTTCGCGGCGAGCCCGCCCCGGACTCGCCCCGGGTGCGCGCCCTGCTGA
- a CDS encoding HEAT repeat domain-containing protein → MRALLTLCRDEDPGVRDAAVFSVGTLDEAYSPAVRAALHERLDDEDEDVAEEAVRGLANRQDASVLTRLIDLLETYRRPHVLTLSAAAVLGRPELLPVLAVLAAEDPDDPGIAAALAACDPVRRVERATLAWHLLEELVFRRPDLDAALVWPRFSADLHLEIHHGSGPLTYHADGLLGRAGQDPSRAAALVDAECPPGGG, encoded by the coding sequence GTGCGCGCCCTGCTGACGCTGTGCCGGGACGAGGACCCGGGCGTGCGGGACGCGGCGGTGTTCTCGGTCGGCACCCTGGACGAGGCGTACAGCCCGGCGGTCCGGGCGGCGCTGCACGAGCGGCTGGACGACGAGGACGAGGACGTGGCGGAGGAGGCTGTCCGCGGCCTGGCCAACCGTCAGGACGCCTCGGTGCTGACCCGGCTGATCGACCTGCTGGAGACGTACCGGCGGCCGCACGTGCTGACGCTGTCCGCCGCGGCGGTCCTCGGCCGCCCCGAACTGCTGCCCGTCCTGGCCGTGTTGGCGGCGGAGGACCCGGACGATCCGGGCATCGCGGCGGCCCTGGCGGCCTGCGATCCGGTCCGGCGTGTGGAGCGGGCCACGCTGGCCTGGCACCTGCTGGAGGAACTGGTCTTCCGGCGGCCGGACTTGGACGCCGCGCTGGTCTGGCCGCGTTTCTCCGCGGACCTGCACCTGGAGATCCACCACGGCTCCGGTCCGCTCACCTACCACGCGGACGGCCTGTTGGGCCGGGCCGGGCAGGACCCGTCCCGGGCAGCCGCCCTGGTCGACGCCGAGTGCCCGCCCGGAGGCGGCTGA
- a CDS encoding glycoside hydrolase family 16 protein has product MPGYGPDGDRFTAVRENARSWRTPLVTTEGTAGGFELRTGDRLEARCQVTADQGVWPAIWTWGRDVAPGRSQPGHGEVDVMEYHDDHPRMLELSNHVRPGDPAYLDDLVTPGRWFTLACLFGPDSVRWELDGREVYADGRGVGSGWRAWIIVNLSVAAGRWGHRSPAPTAAGSPGAAGT; this is encoded by the coding sequence GTGCCCGGCTACGGCCCGGACGGGGACCGTTTCACCGCGGTGCGGGAGAACGCGCGCAGTTGGCGGACGCCGCTGGTGACCACCGAGGGCACTGCGGGCGGGTTCGAACTGCGGACCGGGGACCGGCTGGAGGCCCGCTGCCAGGTGACGGCCGACCAGGGCGTCTGGCCCGCGATCTGGACCTGGGGGCGGGACGTCGCCCCCGGCCGGTCGCAGCCCGGCCACGGGGAGGTGGACGTGATGGAGTACCACGACGACCACCCCCGGATGCTGGAGCTGAGCAACCACGTCCGCCCCGGCGACCCGGCCTACCTGGACGACCTGGTGACGCCGGGCCGGTGGTTCACCCTCGCCTGCCTGTTCGGCCCCGACTCGGTCCGCTGGGAGCTGGACGGCCGCGAGGTGTACGCCGACGGCCGGGGCGTCGGCTCCGGCTGGCGGGCCTGGATCATCGTCAACCTGTCGGTCGCGGCCGGCCGTTGGGGCCACCGCAGTCCCGCGCCAACAGCGGCCGGCTCTCCTGGCGCTGCCGGGACCTGA
- a CDS encoding ATP-grasp domain-containing protein, which produces MLAREAARAGLVPVVGDADPHGVGLHLGHEGVLLPAAGQAGFAERLLATAVERRCEALVVTVGEELEQLAGREREFADKGVAAWFPAPETVTACLDKWAFARAVEGIPAPGTSLGGPGELPGPWIVKPRRGRGSRDVHAVHDPADFPTLLRRVPEPIVQTLLPGREFTADCLIGRDGTVHAAVPRWRTQVRGGIATRGTTFADPRVDVLVAELTGVLGLTGLVNVQGFLAEDGPARVVEVNPRCSGGLPISLAAGADLVGQYLRLLRGEPVRPEALRWAAGVTTARSFTEHRVTVPVSAAASV; this is translated from the coding sequence GTGCTGGCGCGGGAGGCGGCCCGGGCCGGCCTGGTGCCGGTGGTGGGCGACGCGGACCCGCACGGGGTGGGCCTGCACCTGGGCCACGAGGGCGTGCTGCTGCCGGCGGCCGGCCAGGCGGGCTTCGCGGAGCGGCTGCTGGCGACCGCGGTCGAGCGGCGGTGCGAAGCACTGGTGGTGACGGTCGGCGAGGAGCTGGAGCAACTGGCCGGACGGGAGCGGGAGTTCGCGGACAAGGGCGTCGCGGCCTGGTTCCCCGCCCCGGAGACGGTCACCGCCTGCCTGGACAAGTGGGCCTTCGCCCGGGCCGTCGAGGGCATCCCCGCCCCGGGGACGTCGCTCGGCGGGCCGGGCGAGCTGCCCGGCCCGTGGATCGTCAAACCGCGGCGCGGGCGCGGCTCGCGGGACGTCCACGCGGTGCACGACCCGGCGGACTTCCCGACCCTGCTGCGCCGCGTCCCCGAGCCGATCGTGCAGACCCTGCTGCCGGGGCGGGAGTTCACCGCGGACTGCCTGATCGGCCGGGACGGCACCGTGCACGCCGCCGTGCCGCGCTGGCGGACCCAGGTGCGCGGCGGCATCGCCACCCGGGGGACGACGTTCGCGGACCCGCGGGTGGACGTCCTGGTGGCGGAGCTGACCGGGGTGCTGGGCCTGACCGGCCTGGTCAACGTCCAGGGCTTCCTGGCGGAGGACGGCCCGGCCCGGGTGGTGGAGGTCAACCCGCGCTGCTCGGGCGGCCTGCCGATCTCGCTGGCGGCGGGCGCGGACCTGGTCGGCCAGTACCTGCGGCTGCTGCGCGGCGAGCCGGTCCGGCCGGAGGCGCTGCGCTGGGCGGCCGGGGTGACGACGGCGCGCAGCTTCACCGAGCACCGGGTGACGGTGCCGGTTTCGGCGGCGGCATCGGTCTGA